A section of the Triticum dicoccoides isolate Atlit2015 ecotype Zavitan chromosome 7A, WEW_v2.0, whole genome shotgun sequence genome encodes:
- the LOC119334652 gene encoding F-box/FBD/LRR-repeat protein At5g22700-like gives MTKPGKRAKAMAVGDRISGLPDELLHRILFSLPAQDAVRTCVLSPRWRHLWLSARHLNVSTLGFTGEVRFAQFVNNLLLRRGHAPLDTFCLRAEGPHILFDNIRDTANLWIYHALRCNVQALSIADHDLYEEGETEDILRTFHPDRYSFTSSHLKRLHLHHVCVSNCLIKQLFSSCPALEDLEMNDCDITATEFSSTTLKNLSISTVGFSVTKDEEVDIVINMPSLVSLCIGALLCTKPSFINMRSLLTASIHSEQTGFEFVNGCSILRAFSNARNLTLLHVGPMVGKELLGNEILFHQVVFTNLTTLSLNEWCLHNSCKALLYVLRHSPNLEKLTLGLSEVGALIYRRPELSGNFAVKINPCCKGTETPFYCQKLKKIEITCPKHDKRVGVVVAILCANLISLPEINIKPS, from the exons ATGACGAAGCCAGGCAAGAGAGCGAAAGCAATGGCCGTTGGCGACAGGATCAGCGGCCTCCCCGACGAGCTGCTCCACCGCATCCTGTTCTCCTTGCCGGCGCAGGACGCCGTGCGCACGTGCGTGCTGTCACCAAGGTGGCGCCACCTCTggttgtccgcacggcacctcaatGTCAGCACTCTGGGGTTCACCGGCGAGGTGAGATTCGCCCAGTTTGTGAATAACTTGCTGCTGCGTCGTGGCCATGCACCTCTCGACACCTTCTGCCTGCGTGCTGAGGGGCCTCACATTTTGTTTGACAATATCCGTGACACTGCCAACCTGTGGATATACCATGCCCTGAGGTGCAATGTTCAGGCGTTGAGTATTGCCGACCATGACCTGTACGAGGAAGGCGAAACAGAAGATATTCTTAGAACCTTCCACCCCGAccgttactcctttacctcatcacACTTGAAAAGATTGCATCTTCACCATGTTTGTGTCAGCAATTGCCTCATCAAGCAGCTCTTTTCTAGCTGCCCGGCGTTGGAAGACCTAGAGATGAATGACTGTGACATCACTGCCACAGAATTTTCCTCTACCACATTGAAGAACTTGAGCATCAGCACCGTTGGTTTCTCTGTAACAAAAGATGAGGAAGTTGATATTGTTATAAATATGCCTAGTCTAGTCTCGCTATGCATCGGTGCACTACTCTGTACGAAGCCTTCTTTTATCAACATGCGATCATTGTTAACAGCCTCCATTCACTCAGAACAGACAGGGTTTGAATTTGTTAATGGCTGCTCTATTCTTCGTGCTTTTTCGAACGCCAGGAACTTGACACTGCTGCACGTTGGCCCCATG GTTGGGAAGGAATTATTGGGAAATGAGATACTATTCCATCAAGTAGTGTTCACTAATTTGACAACTTTGTCTTTGAATGAATGGTGTTTGCATAATAGCTGCAAAGCACTGCTGTACGTGCTTAGGCACTCACCTAATTTAGAAAAGCTTACTCTTGGGTTGTCCGAG GTTGGAGCTTTAATCTATCGACGTCCCGAGCTTTCAGGAAATTTTGCTGTGAAAATAAACCCCTGTTGCAAGGGAACAGAGACACCATTTTATTGCCAGAAGCTTAAGAAAATCGAAATTACCTGCCCAAAGCATGATAAAAGAGTCGGTGTCGTGGTGGCGATCTTATGCGCTAACCTTATCTCTCTCCCAGAAATAAATATCAAGCCATCTTGA